A stretch of Pseudophryne corroboree isolate aPseCor3 chromosome 9, aPseCor3.hap2, whole genome shotgun sequence DNA encodes these proteins:
- the LOC134956864 gene encoding uncharacterized protein LOC134956864 yields the protein MEYAPAILSLNAKFLGNSHDAHVIRQSGIWHRLRSMEGQDMWLLGDRGYPCTPWLMTPYSKPRPGPQTAFNSALTATRQLVERTIGVLKGRFRVLHRTGGDIMYSPEMGEHNGKVLLLVQGGHNRHIHKHHPLLAPPPPLLPNLPLQPPHPLQPPHPLQPNPPLLPNPPLLPNPPLQPNPPLLPNPPLLPNPPLQPNPPLLPNPPLQPPHPLQPPQPHFTTPPLQPKPTLFPNSPLQPTPPLQPNPTLFPNSPLCPPSPLCHKKAHHHPHPIIPKHPL from the exons atggagtatgctcctgca atcctgtccctgaatgctaagttcctggggaactcccatgatgcccatgtcattagacaatcagggatatggcacagattaagatcgatggaaggacaagacatgtggttattgg gagaccgtggatatccttgcaccccctggctcatgactccttacagtaagcccaggccaggaccacagacggcatttaactccgcgcttactgccactagacagctggtggagcgcacgattggtgtccttaaagggaggtttcgtgtgctccaccgcactggtggcgacatcatgtattcgccagagatg ggcgagcacaacggcaaggtgctgctgctggtgcagGGAGGCCACAACAGGCACATCCACAAACACCATCCCCTTCTGGCTCCCCCTCCACCTCTCCTGCCAAAtctccctctccagccacctcaccctctccagccacctcaccctctccagcccaatccccctctcctgcccaatccccctctcctgccaaatccccctctccagcccaatccccctctcctgcccaatccccctctcctgcccaatccccctctccagcccaatccccctctcctgcctaatccccctctccagccacctcaccctctccagccacctcagcctcattttaccactccccctctccagcccaagcccactctctttcccaattcccctctacagcccacaccccctctccagcccaatcccactctctttccaaattcccctctctgccccccttcccCTCTGTGTCACaaaaaagcacaccaccaccctcaccctatcattcccaaacaccctctgtaa